A stretch of Tigriopus californicus strain San Diego chromosome 11, Tcal_SD_v2.1, whole genome shotgun sequence DNA encodes these proteins:
- the LOC131890197 gene encoding probable cytochrome P450 6a14: protein MIPEIIIGILCIIGYFYIKLRRQWNFWKDHNVPFPPPEFPFGSSPVFCWNSFKQKINMNDMARNQAIALGFPKFYGNYVFGAPNMVVCDPEMAKQIMVKDFDHFVDRQGEDFTKLLAGGHFVDKLWANQMTSLPGDRWKNTRATFTPVFTAGKLKGMIKFIYEVTNDLVKSVGEEAKSGKTFELKEKFGKFSMDTIATCAFGVNAKSFQDNDSTFAMNARAVFRNSRADMMRIIMALIPGGKTVMNIFDTPINKKDVTMFFYDIIKGTIEHRVKTKTRRNDLVDLMIDAMKAEIPIEQDKEEDGQFDKDAKLNHKVVHKQVDEITMVATALVILVAGYDTTAQTMAVTSYFLAKNEDIQEKLYQEIMECVGEMENESGHPDYNQIQSLPYLDMVLHETLRLNPVLGLITRACTKDYIIPGTDILLKKGNEVHINAMAIHANPDIYPDPEKYDPERFTKEAKSNRHPYAFLGFGQGPRNCIGMRFALLEAKLGLFAVLRKYKFVATPETVDKFTLDPGAFLSAPKEPLLVKVVER from the coding sequence ATGATACCGGAGATCATCATCGGAATTCTGTGCATCATTGGTTATTTCTATATCAAGCTTAGACGACAATGGAATTTTTGGAAAGACCACAATGTCCCATTCCCTCCGCCCGAGTTTCCGTTTGGATCTTCACCAGTGTTTTGCTGGAATTCATTCAAACAAAAGATCAATATGAACGATATGGCCAGGAACCAAGCCATTGCCCTTGGTTTCCCAAAGTTCTACGGTAATTACGTGTTTGGAGCACCAAATATGGTCGTGTGTGACCCGGAGATGGCCAAACAAATCATGGTCAAAGACTTCGACCACTTCGTCGACCGACAAGGCGAGGATTTTACAAAACTCTTGGCTGGTGGACATTTTGTGGACAAACTTTGGGCCAATCAAATGACATCCTTGCCAGGAGACCGATGGAAAAACACGCGAGCCACATTCACACCTGTTTTTACCGCTGGCAAACTCAAGGGAATGATAAAGTTCATTTATGAAGTTACCAATGACCTCGTCAAGAGTGTGGGCGAAGAAgccaaaagtggaaaaacattcgaattgaaagaaaagttcGGAAAGTTCAGCATGGATACCATCGCCACTTGCGCCTTTGGTGTGAATGCCAAGTCCTTCCAAGATAATGATTCGACCTTTGCCATGAATGCTAGAGCTGTTTTCCGGAATTCTAGAGCAGATATGATGAGAATCATTATGGCGCTAATCCCTGGCGGAAAAACTGTTATGAACATATTTGACACGCCAATTAACAAAAAAGATGTCACCATGTTCTTTTATGATATTATTAAGGGAACCATTGAGCATCGAGTGAAGACCAAAACGAGACGAAATGATCTTGTGGATTTGATGATTGACGCCATGAAAGCCGAGATCCCTATTGAACAGGACAAAGAAGAGGATGGTCAATTTGACAAGGATGCCAAATTGAACCACAAAGTGGTGCACAAGCAAGTTGATGAGATCACAATGGTGGCCACAGCCTTGGTCATTCTGGTAGCCGGATATGACACCACAGCTCAAACAATGGCAGTCACTAGttatttcttggccaaaaatgaagacatcCAAGAAAAGTTGTACCAAGAAATCATGGAATGTGTGGGAGAAATGGAGAACGAAAGCGGTCACCCTGACTACAATCAGATTCAGAGTCTACCTTATCTAGACATGGTCCTACACGAGACTTTGAGATTAAATCCAGTTCTTGGCCTTATTACCAGGGCTTGCACCAAGGACTATATTATTCCAGGCACTGATATTCTTCTGAAGAAAGGAAACGAGGTTCATATAAATGCCATGGCCATTCACGCTAATCCCGACATCTACCCAGATCCAGAAAAGTACGACCCTGAACGGTTTACCAAAGAAGCCAAATCGAACCGACATCCGTACGCCTTCCTCGGATTTGGTCAAGGACCCAGGAATTGCATTGGCATGAGATTTGCACTCTTGGAGGCCAAACTGGGACTTTTTGCCGTACTGAGGAAGTACAAATTTGTAGCTACCCCCGAGACAGTGGATAAATTCACCCTGGATCCCGGTGCCTTCCTTTCTGCTCCTAAAGAACCTTTACTTGTCAAAGTTGTCGAGAGATAg